A window of the Bombina bombina isolate aBomBom1 chromosome 3, aBomBom1.pri, whole genome shotgun sequence genome harbors these coding sequences:
- the LOC128653327 gene encoding bombinin-like peptides 1, producing MNFKYIVAVSILIASAYARSEENDIQSLSQRDVLEEESLREIRSIGGALLSAGKSALKGLAKGLAEHFANGKRTAEEHEVMKRLEAAVRDLDSLDHPEEASEKETRGFNQEEKEKRIIGPVLGMVGSALGGLLKKIG from the exons ATGAATTTTAAGTACATAGTTGCAGTGTCCATTTTAATAGCATCTGCATATGCACgaag tgaagaGAACGACATACAGTCTCTGAGTCAGAGGGATGTTTTAGAAGAAGAATCACTGAGGGAAATCAGAAGTATAGGAGGAGCCCTCCTAAGTGCTGGTAAATCAGCTTTAAAAGGCTTGGCTAAGGGATTGGCTGAGCATTTTGCGAATGGGAAGAGAACAGCTGAAGAACATGAAGTGATGAAAAGACTGGAAGCCGCAGTGCGTGATCTAGATTCCTTGGATCATCCAGAGGAAGCTTCTGAAAAGGAAACCAGAGGCTTCAATCAAGAGGAAAAAGAGAAACGCATTATAGGGCCAGTATTAGGTATGGTTGGTAGTGCACTtggaggtttacttaaaaagattggaTAA
- the LOC128653326 gene encoding bombinin-like peptides 1, which translates to MNFKYIVAVSILIASAYARSEGNDIQSLSQRDVLEEESLREIRGIGGALLDAGKSALKGLAKGLAEHFGKRTAEDHEMMKRLEAAMQSLSQRDVLEDESLREIRGIGGALLSAGKSALKGLAKGLAEHFANGKRTAEDHEMMKRLEAAVRDLDSLDHPEEASEKETRGFNQEDCFHEYLQNDAYHCK; encoded by the exons ATGAATTTTAAGTACATAGTCGCAGTGTCCATTTTAATAGCATCTGCATATGCACgaag tgaaggGAACGACATACAGTCTCTGAGTCAGAGGGATGTTTTAGAAGAAGAATCACTGAGGGAAATCAGAGGTATAGGAGGAGCCCTCCTAGATGCTGGTAAATCAGCTTTAAAAGGCTTGGCTAAAGGATTGGCTGAGCATTTTGGGAAGAGAACAGCTGAAGATCATGAAATGATGAAAAGACTGGAAGCCGCAATGCAGTCTCTGAGTCAGAGGGATGTTTTAGAAGATGAATCACTGAGGGAAATCAGAGGTATAGGAGGAGCCCTCCTAAGTGCTGGTAAATCAGCTTTAAAAGGCTTGGCTAAAGGATTGGCTGAGCATTTTGCGAATGGGAAGAGAACAGCTGAAGATCATGAAATGATGAAAAGACTGGAAGCCGCAGTGCGTGATCTAGATTCCTTGGATCATCCAGAGGAAGCTTCTGAAAAGGAAACCAGAGGCTTCAATCAAGAGGATTGCTTTCATGAATATTTGCAAAATGATGCTTATCATTgtaaataa